A window of the Vigna angularis cultivar LongXiaoDou No.4 chromosome 3, ASM1680809v1, whole genome shotgun sequence genome harbors these coding sequences:
- the LOC108325271 gene encoding putative pentatricopeptide repeat-containing protein At3g01580 codes for MKRRDLLVKLLGTCCSKISVTQLHSQCLKLGLAHDSFVVTKLNVLYARYASLFHAHRLFEETTCRTAYLWNALLRSYFMEGRWVVTLSLFYQMSANAVSSEERPDNYTLSIALKSCAGLRKLEQGKMIHGFLKKGKIDNDMYVGSALIELYSKCGQMNDALKVFTEYSKPDVVLWTSIVTGYEQNGCPELALAFFSRMVVLEQVNPDPVTLVSAASACAQLSDFNTGRSVHGFVKRMGFDTKLCLANSMLNMYGKLGSIKSAANLFREMPNKDIVSWSSMIACYADNGAETSALDLFNEMIDKRIEPNRVTVISALRACASSSNLEEGTHIHKLAINYGFELDIIVSTALIDMYMKCFSPAKAIDLFNRMPNKDVVSWAVLFSGYAEVGMAHMSLTFFCNMLSSGTRPDAIALVKILTASSELGILQQAVCLHAFITKSGFENNEFIGASLIELYTKCSSIDNANKFFKGLAHKDVVTWSSMISAYGFHGQGEEALKLFYEMTNLSDVQPNEVTFVSILSACSHAGLIEDGIKMFHVMVNEYQLMPNSEHYGIMVDLLGRMGELDRALDLINGMPMQAGPHVWGALLGACRIHENIKMGEFAAQNLFVLDPNHAGYYILLSNIYCVDNNWLDAAKVRTLIKENRLKKTVGQSMVEIKNKVYSFIAGDRLHGESDQIYEMLRKLDAKMREEGYDPPILSQEIQF; via the coding sequence ATGAAAAGAAGGGATCTTTTAGTCAAGCTCTTGGGGACTTGCTGCAGTAAGATATCAGTTACACAGTTGCACTCACAGTGTTTGAAACTGGGCCTCGCCCATGATAGTTTCGTTGTTACAAAGCTTAATGTTCTTTATGCTAGATATGCATCCCTTTTTCATGCACATAGGCTGTTTGAAGAAACGACTTGTAGAACTGCCTATTTATGGAATGCTTTGCTTAGGAGCTACTTTATGGAGGGAAGATGGGTGGTGACATTATCTCTATTCTATCAAATGAGTGCCAATGCAGTGTCAAGTGAGGAAAGACCTGACAATTACACACTGTCTATTGCTCTTAAATCGTGTGCAGGTTTGCGGAAGCTTGAGCAGGGGAAAATGATTCATGGATTTCTCAAGAAGGGGAAGATAGATAATGACATGTATGTAGGGTCTGCACTGATTGAGCTGTACTCAAAATGTGGACAAATGAATGATGCTTTGAAAGTGTTTACTGAGTATTCAAAACCAGATGTGGTTTTATGGACTTCAATAGTTACTGGGTATGAGCAGAATGGCTGTCCTGAACTTGCACTTGCATTTTTCTCCCGAATGGTTGTGTTGGAGCAAGTAAATCCCGATCCAGTAACACTTGTTAGCGCTGCTTCTGCTTGTGCCCAGTTATCTGATTTTAACACAGGAAGAAGTGTACATGGATTTGTGAAACGAATGGGTTTTGACACCAAGTTATGTTTGGCCAATTCTATGCTAAATATGTATGGAAAACTTGGTTCTATTAAGAGTGCAGCTAATTTGTTCAGGGAAATGCCAAATAAGGATATTGTATCTTGGAGCTCAATGATAGCGTGTTATGCTGATAATGGAGCTGAAACCAGCGCATTAGATCTTTTCAATGAAATGATAGATAAAAGAATTGAACCCAATAGGGTTACAGTGATTAGTGCATTGAGGGCTTGTGCTTCCAGTTCAAATTTGGAAGAAGGTACACATATCCATAAATTGGCAATCAACTATGGATTCGAGTTGGATATCATTGTCTCTACAGCTCTTATTGATATGTACATGAAGTGTTTTTCGCCCGCAAAAGCAATTGACCTTTTCAACAGAATGCCCAATAAAGATGTAGTTTCTTGGGCTGTTTTGTTTAGTGGGTATGCTGAAGTTGGAATGGCACACATGTCCTTGACGTTTTTTTGCAACATGTTATCAAGTGGAACACGACCTGATGCTATTGCTCTGGTGAAGATTCTTACTGCAAGTTCAGAATTAGGGATTCTTCAACAAGCTGTGTGCCTTCATGCTTTTATAACTAAAAGtggatttgaaaataatgaatttattggAGCATCACTCATAGAGTTGTATACAAAGTGCAGTAGTATAGATAATGCTAACAAGTTTTTTAAAGGATTGGCTCATAAAGATGTTGTTACCTGGAGCTCAATGATTTCCGCATATGGATTCCATGGGCAAGGAGAAGAGgctttgaaattattttatgagaTGACTAATCTTTCAGATGTTCAGCCTAACGAGGTAACCTTTGTCTCAATTCTATCTGCCTGTAGTCATGCAGGTTTGATTGAAGATGGGATAAAGATGTTTCACGTCATGGTGAATGAGTATCAATTGATGCCCAATTCAGAGCATTACGGGATTATGGTTGATCTTCTTGGTCGAATGGGAGAGTTGGATAGGGCCTTGGACTTGATTAATGGCATGCCCATGCAAGCTGGCCCTCATGTATGGGGAGCCTTACTTGGTGCATGTCGTATACATGAAAATATAAAGATGGGGGAGTTTGCAGCTCAGAATCTTTTCGTGTTAGATCCTAATCATGCAGGGTATTATATACtgttatcaaatatatattgtgTGGACAATAATTGGCTTGATGCTGCAAAAGTCAGGACATTGATAAAGGAGAATAGGTTGAAGAAGACTGTTGGTCAAAGCATGGTTGAGATAAAGAATAAAGTTTACAGTTTCATTGCTGGTGACAGATTGCATGGTGAATCTGATCAGATTTATGAAATGCTAAGAAAATTAGATGCAAAAATGAGGGAAGAAGGTTATGATCCTCCAATATTGTCACAGGAAATACAGTTCTAG